One window of Candidatus Eisenbacteria bacterium genomic DNA carries:
- a CDS encoding type II toxin-antitoxin system RelE/ParE family toxin → MDRPADRKPLFWVGSSKNDLREFPGEVKDVMGHALHVAQTGAKHPDAKPLLGFGGAGVLEVVEDFAGGTYRAVYTVKFADAVYVLHAFQKKSKRGIKTPKKDTDLIRERLGRAEREYASWSKSRR, encoded by the coding sequence ATGGACAGGCCGGCGGACAGGAAGCCTCTCTTCTGGGTGGGCTCGTCGAAGAACGACCTCCGCGAGTTCCCAGGGGAAGTGAAGGATGTTATGGGTCATGCCCTCCACGTGGCCCAGACGGGGGCCAAACATCCCGACGCGAAGCCCCTTCTGGGGTTTGGCGGGGCGGGGGTCCTTGAGGTCGTGGAGGACTTCGCCGGCGGCACCTACCGGGCGGTGTATACGGTGAAGTTCGCAGATGCGGTGTACGTGCTGCACGCTTTCCAGAAGAAGTCGAAGCGCGGCATCAAGACGCCGAAGAAGGACACGGATCTGATTCGGGAGCGGCTCGGGAGAGCCGAGAGAGAATATGCGAGCTGGAGCAAGTCGAGAAGGTAG
- a CDS encoding XRE family transcriptional regulator, with protein sequence MRAGASREGRKGSRAVIPVERSSGNVFEDLGLEESAERLVKSEIAARIASIIERRSLRQVQAAKLLGVHQADVSDLTRGKLAGFSTDRLFRFLTTLGQDVEIRMPSRLRANGHGRLRVLDEDGRSVAAGGMRGKR encoded by the coding sequence ATGCGAGCTGGAGCAAGTCGAGAAGGTAGGAAGGGCTCAAGGGCCGTGATTCCCGTGGAGCGAAGCTCCGGAAACGTCTTCGAGGACCTCGGCCTCGAGGAGAGTGCGGAGCGCCTCGTCAAGTCGGAGATCGCCGCGCGCATCGCGTCCATCATCGAACGCCGCAGCCTCAGGCAAGTTCAAGCCGCAAAGCTCCTCGGGGTGCACCAGGCGGATGTTTCGGATCTTACCCGAGGGAAGCTGGCCGGTTTCTCGACGGACCGGCTCTTCCGATTCCTCACCACGCTCGGACAGGACGTGGAGATCCGAATGCCGAGTCGGCTCCGTGCGAATGGTCACGGACGGCTCCGCGTTCTGGACGAGGATGGCCGAAGCGTCGCCGCAGGCGGCATGCGCGGGAAGCGGTAG
- a CDS encoding septum formation initiator family protein, protein MLDLVRRLERPAWSRGRPTGPAPRRWALRLGIAALGAWLTYSFVFSEQGILRILSMKRELVSIEARNRKLTSSVKQVDEELLRARTDPFYTEKFLRENAGLARPGELVIRVVGEGAVKQAIDARKLVQPPLPKGPRGLPPGQPRKP, encoded by the coding sequence TTGCTCGACCTGGTCCGCCGCCTGGAACGCCCTGCCTGGTCCCGCGGCCGCCCGACCGGCCCCGCGCCGCGCCGCTGGGCGCTGCGCCTCGGAATCGCCGCGCTGGGCGCCTGGCTCACTTACTCCTTCGTCTTCTCGGAGCAGGGCATCCTGCGTATCCTCTCGATGAAGCGCGAGCTGGTCTCCATCGAGGCCCGCAACCGCAAGCTCACCTCCAGCGTGAAGCAGGTGGACGAGGAGCTGCTGCGCGCCCGCACCGACCCGTTCTACACCGAGAAGTTCCTGCGCGAGAACGCCGGCCTGGCCCGGCCGGGCGAGCTGGTGATCCGCGTGGTGGGCGAGGGTGCCGTGAAGCAGGCCATTGATGCGCGCAAGCTGGTGCAGCCGCCTCTGCCGAAGGGGCCGCGGGGGCTCCCGCCGGGGCAGCCGCGGAAGCCGTAG
- a CDS encoding DinB family protein, with the protein MNREVTKGMWDQFRRVHGVTLRAIQRIPADKLNAVPVPPLKSVKDLVVHMYEYAPALAAGVGKGKLEQSDLPAGADKIQTVADLEKWCRAQFDKADAAVQKLSDAQLQAMVPTFWGPTMPGFILLCVVYDEHIHHRGQFYTFLRLLGVEPPFIWGFEQNEKQYQ; encoded by the coding sequence ATGAACCGTGAAGTCACCAAGGGGATGTGGGACCAGTTCCGCCGGGTCCACGGCGTGACGCTGCGCGCCATCCAGCGCATCCCTGCCGACAAGCTGAACGCCGTGCCCGTGCCGCCGCTCAAGAGCGTGAAGGACCTGGTGGTGCACATGTACGAGTACGCCCCGGCGCTGGCGGCCGGCGTGGGCAAGGGCAAGCTGGAGCAGAGCGACCTGCCGGCCGGCGCCGACAAGATCCAGACCGTGGCCGATCTCGAGAAGTGGTGCCGGGCGCAGTTCGACAAGGCCGACGCCGCGGTCCAGAAGCTCTCCGACGCGCAGCTGCAGGCCATGGTGCCCACCTTCTGGGGCCCCACCATGCCGGGCTTCATCCTGCTGTGCGTGGTCTACGACGAGCACATCCACCACCGTGGGCAGTTCTACACGTTCCTGCGGCTGCTGGGCGTGGAGCCGCCGTTCATCTGGGGGTTCGAGCAGAACGAGAAGCAGTACCAGTAG
- the eno gene encoding phosphopyruvate hydratase, translating to MASFGFTDIEAVVAREILDSRGNPTLEVEIHLGGGAMGRAAVPSGASTGEHEALELRDGDKARYLGKGVRTAVGNVRETLAPELVGMDAADQEGLDAMMIELDGTPNKGRLGANAILGCSMAAARAAAESVDLPLYRYLGGVHARTIPTPMMNVINGGAHADNNVDLQEFMIVPHGFDLFAEALRAGAETFHALKSTLKQRGLNTAVGDEGGFAPNLKSNAEALELLVKAIETAGYKPGKNVSIAIDAAASEFYKNGKYVLAGEGGVSYEAAGMVSLYDKWIASFPIVSIEDGLAEDDWAGWALMTEKLGGKIQIVGDDLFVTNTERLSRGIEEKVANAILIKLNQIGTLTETLEAIEMAHRAGYRSVISHRSGETEDSFIADLAVATNAGQIKTGSLCRSERVCKYNQLLRLEEVLADSAVFAGKELYGG from the coding sequence ATGGCGAGTTTCGGCTTCACGGACATCGAGGCGGTGGTGGCTCGGGAGATCCTGGATTCGCGGGGGAACCCGACGCTGGAGGTGGAAATCCACCTGGGCGGCGGTGCGATGGGCCGTGCGGCCGTCCCCTCGGGCGCGTCCACCGGGGAGCACGAGGCCCTGGAGCTGCGCGACGGCGACAAGGCCCGCTACCTGGGCAAGGGCGTGCGCACCGCCGTGGGCAACGTACGCGAGACGCTGGCGCCGGAGCTGGTGGGCATGGATGCCGCCGACCAGGAGGGCCTCGACGCGATGATGATCGAGCTCGACGGCACCCCCAACAAGGGCCGTCTGGGCGCCAACGCCATCCTGGGCTGCTCCATGGCCGCCGCGCGCGCCGCGGCCGAGTCCGTGGACCTGCCGCTGTACCGCTACCTGGGCGGGGTGCACGCCCGCACCATCCCCACCCCGATGATGAACGTGATCAACGGCGGCGCCCACGCGGACAACAACGTGGACCTGCAGGAGTTCATGATCGTCCCGCACGGTTTCGACCTGTTCGCCGAGGCCCTGCGCGCGGGCGCCGAGACCTTCCACGCGCTGAAGTCCACGCTCAAGCAGCGCGGCCTCAACACCGCGGTGGGCGACGAGGGCGGCTTCGCGCCCAACCTCAAGAGCAACGCCGAGGCGCTGGAGCTGCTGGTGAAGGCCATCGAGACGGCCGGTTACAAGCCCGGCAAGAACGTGTCCATCGCCATTGACGCCGCCGCCAGCGAGTTCTACAAGAATGGCAAGTACGTGCTGGCCGGCGAGGGCGGGGTGTCCTACGAGGCCGCGGGGATGGTCTCGCTGTACGACAAGTGGATCGCCTCCTTCCCCATCGTGTCCATCGAGGACGGGCTGGCCGAGGACGACTGGGCCGGCTGGGCGCTGATGACCGAGAAGCTGGGCGGGAAGATCCAGATCGTGGGCGACGACCTGTTCGTGACCAACACCGAGAGGCTGTCCCGCGGCATCGAAGAGAAGGTCGCCAACGCCATCCTGATCAAGCTCAACCAGATCGGCACCCTGACCGAGACTCTCGAGGCGATCGAGATGGCGCACCGCGCGGGCTACCGTAGCGTCATCTCGCACCGCTCCGGGGAGACCGAGGACTCGTTCATCGCCGACCTGGCCGTGGCCACCAACGCAGGCCAGATCAAGACCGGCTCGCTGTGCCGCAGCGAGCGCGTGTGCAAGTACAACCAGTTGCTCCGACTCGAGGAAGTTCTCGCCGACTCGGCCGTGTTCGCCGGCAAGGAACTCTACGGGGGCTGA
- a CDS encoding sigma-70 family RNA polymerase sigma factor, whose protein sequence is MNHDDALLVQRCLKGEERAYGVLLGRYRRAVYSLIYRMVGNAEEAQDLAQEAFIRAFRSLASYDPNRSFANWLFKIASNLTIDHFRRRRLPTISTSVGEDEDEGRELDLADPTPSALDTMVEDEDARRTADLVQSLPEHYRIVVLLRHSQDMAYEEIAEALNLPVGTVKARLHRARHMLKTKLEGTGRI, encoded by the coding sequence TTGAATCACGACGACGCGCTTCTGGTCCAGAGGTGCCTCAAAGGCGAAGAGCGCGCGTACGGCGTGCTCCTCGGCCGGTACCGGCGGGCGGTGTACAGCCTCATCTACCGCATGGTCGGCAACGCCGAGGAAGCCCAGGACCTGGCGCAGGAGGCCTTCATCCGGGCCTTTCGATCGCTCGCCAGCTACGACCCGAACCGCTCCTTCGCCAACTGGCTGTTCAAGATCGCGTCGAACCTGACCATCGACCACTTCCGCCGCCGGCGGCTGCCCACGATCTCCACATCGGTGGGCGAGGACGAGGACGAAGGCCGGGAGCTGGACCTGGCGGATCCCACGCCCTCGGCACTGGATACCATGGTCGAGGACGAGGACGCGAGGCGGACCGCCGACCTGGTGCAGTCGCTGCCCGAGCACTACCGGATCGTGGTGCTGCTGCGGCACTCCCAGGACATGGCGTACGAGGAGATCGCCGAGGCGCTGAACCTGCCGGTGGGGACCGTGAAGGCTCGCCTGCACCGCGCGCGGCACATGCTCAAGACCAAGCTGGAAGGCACAGGGAGGATCTGA
- a CDS encoding zf-HC2 domain-containing protein has translation MALKACGMDEARLQEYLDRALGRPERGEVETHLADCPGCAREVEAYRRLASRLAALPLFSPDADFDRLILSAVLPTRRRVMGISALGWAAAAYFVFTLGLLGAALTLAGAPTSEGPMRVASWAGQSAAHSLAKVVAALAVALQFVRDVGGLVGGLLGRLLQVPVHVLTLSAETPDGRFYLALAVCTALAFFLIARRTPEGGVRHARIRV, from the coding sequence GTGGCCCTCAAGGCCTGTGGAATGGACGAGGCCCGTCTCCAGGAGTACCTGGACCGGGCCCTGGGCCGCCCGGAAAGGGGCGAGGTGGAAACGCACCTCGCGGACTGCCCCGGGTGCGCCCGCGAAGTGGAGGCCTACCGCCGCCTCGCCTCCCGACTGGCCGCCCTGCCCCTGTTCTCCCCGGATGCCGACTTCGATCGACTGATTCTCTCCGCCGTGCTCCCAACCCGCCGCCGCGTCATGGGGATCTCCGCGCTGGGCTGGGCGGCCGCGGCCTACTTCGTGTTCACGCTGGGACTGCTCGGCGCGGCGCTGACCCTCGCCGGTGCCCCGACCTCCGAGGGCCCGATGCGGGTCGCCTCCTGGGCCGGGCAGTCGGCGGCCCACTCCCTGGCCAAGGTGGTGGCCGCGCTGGCGGTGGCCCTGCAGTTCGTTCGCGACGTGGGCGGCCTGGTGGGCGGCCTCCTCGGCCGGCTGCTGCAGGTGCCGGTCCACGTTCTCACCCTGAGTGCCGAAACTCCCGACGGCAGGTTCTACCTGGCCCTCGCCGTCTGTACCGCGCTGGCTTTCTTCCTGATCGCCCGGCGCACTCCGGAAGGAGGCGTTCGCCATGCTCGGATTCGCGTCTAG
- a CDS encoding PDZ domain-containing protein, translated as MLGFASRLLGTARLVLWAWLAVSMGFSQADPAWAKKVVHIGPSDSKGNITVDVSSDDSTFTLVTDSGVVANKGGFTVRVNSGPAFLGVDGRRISELTRRALGIEEGLMVSRVVPGSAASAAGVLRSDVLLSLGGDPLNSMSDLRNAVESHEAGDTVQLELLRKGRRLKMPVMLGSEFGSYRRHHGGQDIVRFGESVVVSPGQQVEGDVVSIGGSVEVQPGAVVSGEVVAVGGSVMVRPGAVVRGDAVSIGSDVRVDPGGQVFGQSVSTRTPLNIPGFGRDWQHAFSWWSFMFKVIRIIFYLMVLLLVYVLFRDRFLNTSYSAAQHTVKAFFIGLLVVCTVIPVAILLCITLIGIPLAVGYVLAVFLAWVIGYLAVALFIGKRLLGQGDRWASGNVAAVMVGLLFLTAFGVVGSALTAFGPFGINAIGFGFNLVGGILWLMAGMTGLGAVVLSKFAKPTDPGYFGLTAAPGPYTPPPGYPPAPPSGYPPAGYPPAGYPPSGYPPAGGYPQPSAPGYPPAGYVAPPPYSPGVPYPPAPPATTGAPYTPGGGGYGYPQPPAPPAPAAAPPVAPPPAAPVAPPAPGKQDPYAPPPGYEPPKPTDPGSEGSRQ; from the coding sequence ATGCTCGGATTCGCGTCTAGATTGCTGGGCACGGCCCGCCTGGTCCTGTGGGCCTGGCTGGCGGTTTCCATGGGGTTCTCGCAGGCGGATCCTGCCTGGGCGAAGAAGGTCGTGCACATCGGCCCTTCCGACAGCAAGGGCAACATCACCGTGGACGTGAGCTCCGACGACTCCACCTTCACCCTGGTCACCGACAGCGGCGTGGTGGCGAACAAGGGCGGGTTTACCGTGCGGGTGAACTCCGGGCCCGCGTTCCTGGGCGTGGACGGCCGGCGCATCAGCGAGCTCACGCGCAGGGCCCTGGGCATCGAGGAGGGGCTGATGGTCAGCCGCGTGGTGCCCGGCAGCGCCGCGTCGGCGGCCGGCGTGCTGCGCAGCGACGTGCTGCTGAGCCTGGGTGGCGATCCCCTCAACTCAATGAGCGACCTGCGCAACGCCGTGGAGAGCCACGAAGCCGGCGACACGGTGCAGCTCGAGCTGCTGCGCAAGGGCCGGCGCCTCAAGATGCCGGTGATGCTGGGCAGCGAATTCGGAAGCTACCGGCGCCACCATGGCGGCCAGGACATCGTGCGCTTCGGCGAGAGCGTGGTGGTGAGCCCGGGCCAGCAGGTGGAAGGCGACGTGGTGTCCATCGGCGGGTCGGTGGAAGTGCAGCCAGGCGCGGTGGTGAGCGGGGAAGTGGTGGCCGTCGGCGGGAGCGTGATGGTGCGCCCCGGCGCGGTGGTGCGCGGCGACGCGGTCTCCATCGGCAGCGACGTGCGCGTGGACCCCGGGGGCCAGGTGTTCGGCCAGAGCGTCAGCACCCGCACCCCGCTCAACATCCCCGGCTTCGGGCGCGATTGGCAGCACGCGTTCAGCTGGTGGTCGTTCATGTTCAAGGTGATTCGGATCATCTTCTACCTGATGGTGCTGCTGCTGGTGTACGTGCTGTTCCGCGACCGTTTCCTGAACACCTCCTACAGCGCGGCGCAGCACACGGTGAAGGCGTTCTTCATCGGGCTGCTGGTGGTGTGCACGGTGATCCCGGTCGCCATCCTGTTGTGCATCACCCTGATCGGGATCCCGCTCGCGGTGGGCTACGTGCTGGCGGTGTTCCTCGCGTGGGTGATCGGCTACCTCGCGGTGGCGCTGTTCATCGGCAAGCGGCTGCTGGGCCAGGGGGACCGCTGGGCCAGCGGCAATGTGGCCGCGGTGATGGTGGGGCTGCTGTTCCTGACGGCCTTCGGGGTCGTGGGCAGCGCGCTCACCGCGTTCGGGCCGTTCGGGATCAACGCCATCGGCTTCGGATTCAACCTGGTGGGGGGCATCCTGTGGCTGATGGCCGGCATGACCGGTCTGGGCGCCGTGGTGCTCTCGAAGTTCGCGAAGCCGACCGACCCTGGCTACTTCGGCCTGACGGCCGCGCCGGGCCCGTACACGCCACCGCCGGGCTATCCGCCGGCGCCGCCCTCCGGCTATCCGCCGGCAGGCTACCCGCCGGCAGGCTACCCGCCGTCCGGCTACCCGCCGGCTGGAGGCTACCCACAGCCTTCCGCTCCGGGCTACCCGCCGGCCGGCTACGTGGCCCCGCCGCCGTACTCGCCAGGGGTGCCGTATCCGCCCGCCCCGCCGGCCACCACCGGCGCTCCGTACACTCCGGGTGGGGGCGGCTACGGGTATCCGCAGCCCCCGGCGCCCCCGGCCCCGGCCGCGGCACCGCCCGTCGCGCCGCCACCGGCGGCCCCGGTCGCGCCGCCGGCCCCGGGGAAGCAGGACCCGTACGCCCCTCCCCCGGGTTACGAGCCCCCGAAACCGACCGATCCGGGGTCGGAAGGGTCCCGGCAGTAG